One Terriglobia bacterium genomic window, GTGTAGCGGACGACCTCACGCCGCGCGGCGGGCTTCACCACTTTCGGGAGACGATGTCCTTCAGCGCCTGGTTGTCGAGGGAGAGGTCGGCAACGAGCTTCTTGAGCCGCCGATTCTCCTCCTCGAGCTGCTTGATACGTCGCGCCTCGCTGATCCCGAGGCCCCCGTACTTGGCCTTCCATCGGTGGTACGTCTGCTCGCTGACCCCGTGGGCCCGGCACGCCTCCCGAATCTTCCGTCCACCCTCGACCTCTTTCAGGATCCCGATGATCTGCTCTTCCGTGAATCTCGACCGCTTCATCCTGTCCTCCTGCGGGGGCTTATACCCCGGGAGGACTCTCATTCAAAACGGCTCGGTTTTCGGGGGGCAGGTCAGCGTCGCTCCCTCACGTCACGAGGTCCCGGGGCCGAGAATTTCACACGAGCGAACCGTCGGTTCGTGCCCGCATTATAGTCCCGGCCTCTTCCCACCCGCCGCGACCCGGGCTATGCTCTGCCCGCCCGGACAAACCGGGACGGATCCG contains:
- a CDS encoding transposase translates to MKRSRFTEEQIIGILKEVEGGRKIREACRAHGVSEQTYHRWKAKYGGLGISEARRIKQLEEENRRLKKLVADLSLDNQALKDIVSRKW